The window CGCTGTGCTCCTTCTGCACGGCCTGGACCAGGTCGGCGATGACCTCGCGGGCGTCCCCGACGATCGGGACGTCGGCGGCGCGGTTCTTGCCGATCTCCGCCGGGTCGATGTCGGCGTGGACGATCTTTGCGTACGGGGCGAAGCTGGACAGCTTGCCGGTGACGCGGTCGTCGAAGCGGGCTCCGAGGGCGACGATCAGGTCGGCCTTCTGCAGCGCGGTGACGGCGGTGACCGCACCGTGCATGCCCGGCATTCCCACGTGCAGCGGGTGGCTGTCGGGGAATGCGCCGAGCGCCATCAGTGTGGTGGTGACGGGCGCTCCGGTGAGTTCTGCGAGGACCTTCAGCTCGGCGGTGGCCCCGGCCTTGATGACGCCGCCGCCGACGTACAGGACGGGCCGCTTGGCCTGGGTGATCAGCCGGGCGGCCTCGCGGATCTGCTTGGCGTGCGGCTTGGTCACCGGGCGGTAGCCGGGCAGGTCCTGGGCGGGCGGCCACTGGAAGGTGGTGCGCGCCTGGAGGGCGTCCTTGGCGATGTCGACCAGGACCGGGCCCGGGCGGCCGGTGGAGGCGATGTGGAAGGCCTCCGCGATCGTCCGCGGGATGTCCTCGGCCTTGGTGACGAGGAAGTTGTGCTTGGTGATCGGCATCGTGATGCCGACGATGTCCGCCTCCTGGAAGGCGTCCGTGCCGATCGCCTTGGACGCGACCTGGCCGGTGATCGCCACGAGCGGCACCGAGTCCATGTGCGCGTCGGCGATCGGGGTCACCAGGTTGGTGGCGCCGGGACCGCTGGTCGCCATGCAGACGCCGACCTTGCCGGTGGCCTGCGCGTAGCCGGTGGCCGCGTGGCCCGCGCCCTGCTCGTGGCGGACGAGCACGTGGCGCACCCGCCGGGAGTCCATCAGCGGGTCGTAGGCCGGAAGGATGGCACCGCCGGGAATGCCGAATACCGTCTCGGCCCCGACCTCCTCGAGAGAACGGATGAGGGACTGCGCTCCCGTCACCTGCTCGGGGGCGGACTGCTGTCCTCCGGAACGGGGCCGCGGCTGCGGGTGGTGGGCCCCGGTGGCCTGCTCGGTCATCGGCATTCTCTTCTCGATGCTGAGGGTTTTTGCGAGGTTTGTACGGTGTTCAGTTGCTGCTCGACAGGCACCTGTGCAACAAAAAACCCCTCGTGCCGTGAGGCAAGCGAGGGGAGCGCGCCGGGTGCGGTCGCTGGGAGTTCCGGGTCATCGATCCGGTGCTTCCCAGCTCAGCCGACGCGCTTTCCAAGTACGAGAATTCGGGTGCGCATGGCACAGACCCTCCCCCCGGCACGCAGTGCGTGTCAAGTGGGTGGGACGGGAGTCTCATCATGTGAGCGGAGGGCCGTACCGGTTCCGTACGCGGCCGACGACACTCCCGCCACGTACGCACTCGTACTCCCAGCTGCGTAGACACCGCTGCTGCCGCCTCCCACGAAGATCGGTTCGACGGGGCCGTGGGGCACGGGGTAGGCGCCGGCCGCGAGGGCGCGGCGCAGTCGGTACTCGTCCAGCGGTCCGGAGAACGCGTTGCCCTGTCCATGTGTGCAGCCCATCGAGCGCAGGGCGATGACCTGCTCGGGCAGGTCCACGCCGGCGGCCACGGTCTGCAGGCCCAGGTCGTTCGCGATACGCAGCAGCCCACTGGTGATCTTGTGGAGCCGGGCGGACTCCACGACACCCTCCACCAGACCGCGATCCAGTTTCAGTACGTCGACGGGGAGGCGGCGCAGTGCGGTGATCGTGGCGTAGCCGTTGCCGAAGCCGTCCAGGGCGATCCGGACGCCCAGCCGCCGGAGTGCGTTGAGACGGCGCTCCAGCTCGTCCAGGGAGATCTTGGGATCGGTTTCGGCCAGTTCGACGACGAGGCCACCGGACGGCAGGCCGTGCCGGGTCAGCAGGGCCTCGACGGATCCGAGGGGCATGGACCGGTCGAGGAGCCGGCGGGCGGTCATCCGGACGGCGACGGGCACGGCGAGCCCCGTGGCGGCACGCTCGGCGGCCTGCTCGACGGCCTCCTCCAGCATCCAGCGGCCCAGCTCGGCGGTGCGGTCGCTGTCCTCGGCGACGCGCAGGAACTCGGCGGGGGTGAACAGCACGCCCTGGGCCGAGCGCCAGCGCGCCTGGGCCGCGACCGCCGTGATCCGGCCGGTGTCGAGGGACACCACCGGCTGGTGCAGCAGGGCGAACTCGCCGTCGTGCAGGGCGGCCCGCAGCCGGGTGGCCAGCTGGGCCTTCCGTACGACGTCCTGCTGCATCTGTGGCGCGTACAGCTCGACGCGGCCCTTGCCCGCGGCCTTCGCGCGGTACATCGCGAGGTCCGCGTTGCGCAGCAGCTCGCCCGCGCCGAGACCCGGTTCGGAGAAGGCGACACCGATGGAGGCGGCGACCCGGACATCGTTGCCGTCGATGGTGTACGGCTGCGAAAGGGTCACGCGCAGCCGGTCCGCGAGTTCGAAGATCTGGTGCTCGCGCGCGGTGCGGTCGCGGCCGCCGTCGCCGACGATCAGGGCCGCGAACTCGTCACCGCCGAGCCGGGAGGCGGTGTCGCTCTGCCGGACGGCGTCCTGCAGTCTGCGGGCGGCCTGGACGAGCAGTTCGTCGCCGGCCTGGTGCCCGATGGTGTCGTTGACGGCCTTGAAGCCGTCGAGGTCGATGAAGAGGACCGCGGTGCCGCGGTCGGAGGACCGGCGGCCGGAAAGCGCCTGTCCGACGCGCTTGGTGAACAGGGCGCGGTTGGGCAGGTCGGTGAGCGGGTCGTGCTCGGCGTTGTGCTGCAACTGCGCCTGGAGGCGGACCCGCTCGGTCACGTCACGGCTGTTGAAGATGAGGCCGCCGTGGTGGCGGTTGACGGTCGACTCGACGTTGAGCCAGCCTCCCCCACCGCCGGACTTGAAGCGGCACTCGATGCGGGTGGTGGGTTCCTCGCCGGGGCTGGCGGCGAGGAAGCGGCGCACCTCGTGCACCACACAGCCCAGGTCCTCCGGATGGATCAGCGAGGCGAGTTCGGAGCCGACGAGTTCCTCGGCGGGCCGGCCGTAGACCCCGGCCGCGGCCGGGCTGACGTACCGGAGGATGCCGTTCGGAGCGGCGATCATGATGACGTCGCTCGAACCCTGCACCAGGGAGCGGAAGTGGTTCTCCTTCTGGGCCAGTTCCTGGGTGAGGGTGATGTTGTCGAGGAGCATGATGCCCTGGCGCACGACGAGGGCGAGGACGACCGTGCCGCCGGTGACGAGCACCACGCGGTCGACGCTGCGGCCGTTGAGCACGTTGTAGAGGATGCCCAGTGTGCAGACGGCGGCGGCCAGGTAGGGAGTGAGTGCCGCCAGTGAACTGCTGATGGGCCGGCTGGCCGGATACCGACTGTGACCTCCTTCCTGGAGGGGCACGTGTGCCGGTTGTCCCTGTTGGGGCCCGGGCACGTAGCCGTACACCACGCGCGTGTGCCCCTCTTCTTCCGTGTGTCCGTGTCGTTGCCCCACCCAGGGGGCGTACGCGAGCAGTAGTGAGCCGGCGAACCAGCCCGCGTCGAGCAGTTGCCCGGAGCGGTAGTCGTTGTGCATCAGGGGCGAGGTGAACAGGGCGTCGCACATGACCGTCAGGGCCAGGGCGCCGATCGCGGTGTTCACCGCCGAGCGGTTCACCGCCGAGCGCCTGAAGTGCAGTGCGAGCACCATGCTCACCAGGGCGATGTCCAGCAGCGGATACGCGAGCGACAGCGCGGTGTGCGGGACGCTCGGACCCTCCGCCTTCGCCGCCTGGGCGAGCGCGAGGCTCCAGGAGAGCGTGAGCAGCGAGCCGCCGATCAGCCAGGCGTCCAGGCCCAGACAGACCCAGCCGGCCTTGCTCACCGGCCGTTTGGCGAGGACGAGCAGTCCCACGATGGCCGGTGGCGCGAAGCACAGGAAGAACAGGTCGGCGTAGCTCGGGCTGGGCACCGGGGCTTCCAGTACGACCTCGTACCAGCCCCAGACGAGGTTGCCCGCCGCCGCCATGGCGGAGGAGAGCGCGAAGAGCAGCCATGCGGGTCGAAAGCGGCTGCGACGGGTGCGGGCGCAGAGGAAGCAGGACACGGCCGCGGTGGCGGCCGCCGCACTCAGCCCGAAGTCGCCCATGATCAGGGCCAGTCGTGGTGAGCCCCAGCCGAGCGCGGAACCGACGGCGTATCCCGCGCACACCAGGGCCAGCACGAGTTGCGGTACGACACCCACTCCGCCCCCGGGGACCGGACGACGGGTCAGCAGCGCCGCCGGGGAGCTCACTGTGTCTCTCCGGT is drawn from Streptomyces liliifuscus and contains these coding sequences:
- a CDS encoding acetolactate synthase large subunit; its protein translation is MPMTEQATGAHHPQPRPRSGGQQSAPEQVTGAQSLIRSLEEVGAETVFGIPGGAILPAYDPLMDSRRVRHVLVRHEQGAGHAATGYAQATGKVGVCMATSGPGATNLVTPIADAHMDSVPLVAITGQVASKAIGTDAFQEADIVGITMPITKHNFLVTKAEDIPRTIAEAFHIASTGRPGPVLVDIAKDALQARTTFQWPPAQDLPGYRPVTKPHAKQIREAARLITQAKRPVLYVGGGVIKAGATAELKVLAELTGAPVTTTLMALGAFPDSHPLHVGMPGMHGAVTAVTALQKADLIVALGARFDDRVTGKLSSFAPYAKIVHADIDPAEIGKNRAADVPIVGDAREVIADLVQAVQKEHSEGQTGDYTAWWKDLNRWRETYPLGYEQPDNGSLSPQQVIERVGQLAPEGTIFAAGVGQHQMWAAHYIQYEKPATWLNSGGAGTMGYAVPAAMGAKAGAPDRTVWAIDGDGCFQMTNQELTTCALNNIPIKVAIINNGALGMVRQWQTLFYNQRYSNTVLHSGPDADGKQPSAGTRVPDFVKLSEAMGCYAIRCESADDLDKVIEEANSINDRPVVIDFIVHEDAMVWPMVAAGTSNDEILAARDVRPDFGDNEDD
- a CDS encoding putative bifunctional diguanylate cyclase/phosphodiesterase — its product is MSSPAALLTRRPVPGGGVGVVPQLVLALVCAGYAVGSALGWGSPRLALIMGDFGLSAAAATAAVSCFLCARTRRSRFRPAWLLFALSSAMAAAGNLVWGWYEVVLEAPVPSPSYADLFFLCFAPPAIVGLLVLAKRPVSKAGWVCLGLDAWLIGGSLLTLSWSLALAQAAKAEGPSVPHTALSLAYPLLDIALVSMVLALHFRRSAVNRSAVNTAIGALALTVMCDALFTSPLMHNDYRSGQLLDAGWFAGSLLLAYAPWVGQRHGHTEEEGHTRVVYGYVPGPQQGQPAHVPLQEGGHSRYPASRPISSSLAALTPYLAAAVCTLGILYNVLNGRSVDRVVLVTGGTVVLALVVRQGIMLLDNITLTQELAQKENHFRSLVQGSSDVIMIAAPNGILRYVSPAAAGVYGRPAEELVGSELASLIHPEDLGCVVHEVRRFLAASPGEEPTTRIECRFKSGGGGGWLNVESTVNRHHGGLIFNSRDVTERVRLQAQLQHNAEHDPLTDLPNRALFTKRVGQALSGRRSSDRGTAVLFIDLDGFKAVNDTIGHQAGDELLVQAARRLQDAVRQSDTASRLGGDEFAALIVGDGGRDRTAREHQIFELADRLRVTLSQPYTIDGNDVRVAASIGVAFSEPGLGAGELLRNADLAMYRAKAAGKGRVELYAPQMQQDVVRKAQLATRLRAALHDGEFALLHQPVVSLDTGRITAVAAQARWRSAQGVLFTPAEFLRVAEDSDRTAELGRWMLEEAVEQAAERAATGLAVPVAVRMTARRLLDRSMPLGSVEALLTRHGLPSGGLVVELAETDPKISLDELERRLNALRRLGVRIALDGFGNGYATITALRRLPVDVLKLDRGLVEGVVESARLHKITSGLLRIANDLGLQTVAAGVDLPEQVIALRSMGCTHGQGNAFSGPLDEYRLRRALAAGAYPVPHGPVEPIFVGGGSSGVYAAGSTSAYVAGVSSAAYGTGTALRSHDETPVPPT